The DNA sequence CATCGTCACCTTCGAAGGTGAACTGGAACACGCAGGCCCGGGTCAGGCGGTGACGCTGACCATGGAAGACGAAATCGACATCTCCCGTGGCGACCTGCTGGTTCACGCCGACAACGTTCCGCCGGTCACCGACAGCTTCGAAGCGATGCTGGTGTGGATGGCTGAAGAGCCGATGCTGCCGGGCAAGAAATACGACATTAAACGCGCCACCAGTTACGTGCCGGGCTCCATTGCCAGCATCGTCAACAAGGTCGACGTCAACACGCTCGAAGAGGGCCCGGCGAGCGCGTTGCAGCTCAACGAAATCGGCAAGGTGAAGATTGCGCTCGACGCGCCGATCGCCCTCGACGGTTACGACAGCAACCGCACCACCGGCGCGTTCATCGTCATCGACCGTTTGACCAACGGCACCGTCGGCGCCGGCATGATCGTCGCTCAGCCGGTGACCCATGGCACGGCTACGCACCACGGTAAGCAGGCCCATGTAGCGACCGAAGAACGCGCTCAGCGTTTCGGCCAGCAACCGGCCACCGTACTGTTCAGCGGCCTGTCGGGCGCTGGTAAGAGCACGCTGGCCTATGCGGTCGAGCGCAAGCTGTTCGACCTTGGTCGTGCGGTGTTTGTACTCGACGGTCAGAACCTGCGTCACGATCTCAACAAAGGTCTGCCGCAGGATCGTGCCGGCCGCACCGAAAACTGGCGTCGTGCCGCGCACGTGGCTCGTCAGTTCAACGAAGCCGGCCTGCTGACGCTTGCTGCGTTCGTGGCGCCGAGTGCCGAAGGCCGTGAGCAGGCCAAGGAACTGATTGGTAAGGAGCGTTTGCTGACGGTCTATGTCCAGGCTTCGCCGACCGTGTGCGCCGAGCGTGATCCGCAAGGTCTGTACGCTGCCGGTGGCGACAACATTCCGGGCGAGTCCTTCCCGTACGATGTGCCGCTGGACGCCGATCTGGTGGTCGACACCCAGTCGCTGTCGCTGGATGAAAGCGTCAAGCAAGTGCTGGATCTGCTGCGCAAGCGTGGCGCGATCTAAGCGCTGAGCAGAAGTGAAAAACCCGCCGATGAGTGATCATCGGCGGGTTTTTTATTGGGCTGTGATCGTTCCCACTCTCTGCGTGGGAATGCCTCATTGGACGCTCCGCGTCCGCTTCGGCAGGGACGCAGAGCGTCCCGGGCTACATTCCCACGCAGAGCGTGGGAACGATCAGTGCCTCGACGTGTGGACGATCACTTAGCGGCGATCCGGATACTCGCGGTGCATCTGCGCAAGCAGCGCATCCTTGTCCTGCCACAGCTGATTGATCCAGCCCTGGAATTGCAGGCGGTATTCGCCGTCCTGGTCGTAGTTCTTGCCGATGAACTGCGGCGGGATCTTCAATTCTTCAAAGTGCACCACTACGTCCCGCACATTGCCGCACAGCAGATGCCAGAAACCAGGGCGCCCGCCGGGGTAGTGGATGGTCACGTTGACGATCGATTCCAGCTGTTCGCCCATCGCATCCAGCACGAACGCAATGCCGCCGGCCTTGGGCTTGAGCAGGTATTTGAACGGTGATTGTTGCTGCGCATGCTTGCCTTCGGTGAAGCGTGTGCCTTCGACGAAGTTGAAGATGCCTACCGGGTTGTCGCGGAATTTCGCGCAGGTCTTGCGGGTGGTTTCCAGGTCCTTGCCTTTCTTTTCCGGGTGCTTTTCCAGGTACGCTTTCGAATAGCGCTTCATGAACGGAAAGCCCAGGGTCCACCACGCCAGACCGATCACCGGCACCCAGATCAGTTCCTGCTTGAGGAAGAACTTCAGCGGCTGAATGCGGCGGTTGAGCACGTATTGCAGCACCAGAATGTCAACCCAGCTCTGGTGGTTGCTGGTGATCAGGTATGAGTGTTGATAGTCCAGGCCTTGCAGACCGCTGAGGTGCCAGCGGGTGCGGCGCACCAGGTTCATCCAGCCCTTGTTGTTGCTGATCCAGGCTTCGTGGGTGTGGCTCATCAGCCAGCGCGAGGCACGGCGTGCGAGGTCGAGCGGCAGCACTTTGATCAGCGCCACGAGAAACAGGAACGAGCACAGCAGAATGGTGTTCAGCGCCAGCAACAGCGCCGCGATCACGCCGCGCAGAGGGGCAGGTAGAAAAGCCAGCATCGGGTCAGATATCCAGAGGTCGGTTGGCAGCCTGAATCGCGGTCAGGGCGATGGTGTAGACGATGTCGTCGACCTGCGCGCCGCGCGGCAGATCGTTCACCGGTTTGCGCAGGCCTTGCAGCATCGGGCCGAGGCTGACGCAATCGGCGCTGCGCTGCACGGCTTTGTGCGTGGTGTTGCCGGTGTTCAGGTCGGGGAACACGAACACCGTGGCGCGACCGGCCACCTGGCTGTTCGGCGCCAGTTGCCGGGCCACGGTTTCGTTGGCAGCAGCGTCGTACTGCAACGGCCCGTCGATCAGCAGCGAGTGTTGTTGTTCGTGGGCGAGCAGGGTGGCCTCGCGGACTTTCTCGACTTCTTCGCCGGTGGCCGATTCGCCGCTGGAGTAGCTGATCATCGCCACGCGCGGAGTGATGCCGAACGCGGCGGCCGAGTCGGCGCTTTGCAGGGCGATCTCGGCCAGTTCGCTGGCGCTCGGATGCGGGTTCATCACGCAGTCGCCGTAGACCAGCACTTCCTCGGGGAACAGCATGAAAAACACCGACGACACCAGCGTGCAGCCCGGTGCCGTCTTGATCAGTTGCAAGGCCGGGCGGATGGTGTTGGCGGTGGTGTTGATGACGCCGGACACCAGACCGTCCACCTCATCGAGCGCCAGCATCATGGTGCCGATCACCACGGTGTCTTCCAGTTGCTGTTCGGCCATCGGCGCGTTGAGGCTTTTGCTCTTGCGCAGGGCGACCATCGGTTCGACGTAACGCTCGCGAATCAGGTCCGGATCGAGGATTTCCAGCCCCGGTGGCAACACGATGCCCTGGGCCCGAGCCACGGCTTCGACGTCTGCCGGTTTGGCCAGCAGCACGCAACGGGCGATCCCGCGCTCCTGACAGATCGCCGCCGCCTGCACGGTGAACGGCTCACTGCCTTCGGGCAGGACGATACGTTTGTTGGCGGCTTGGGCGCGTTGAATCAATTGATAACGGAACACCGCCGGCGACAGGCGCATTTCCCGTGGTGTGCCGCAACGCTGGTGCAGCCATTTGGCATCCAAGTGGCTGGCGACGAAGTCGGTGATGATCTCCGCGCGTTCGCGGTCATCGACGGGAATTTCCTTGTTCAAGCCGTTGAGCAGGTTGGCGGTGTCGTAGGAACCGGTGCTCACCGACAGTACCGGCAGACCGGCCTGCAGCGCACCACGGCACAGGTCCATGATGCGCGGGTCCGGCAAGGTGTCGCTGGTCAGCAGCAGGCCGGCCAGCGGTACGCCGTTGATGGCTGCGAGGCTGACGGCGAGGATGATGTCGTCACGATCGCCGGGGGTCACCACCAGTACGCCAGGCTTGAGCAGATCCACGGTGTTGCGCATGGTGCGCGCGCAAATGATGGTTT is a window from the Pseudomonas gozinkensis genome containing:
- the cysN gene encoding sulfate adenylyltransferase subunit CysN, which encodes MSHASDLISEDILAYLGQHERKELLRFLTCGNVDDGKSTLIGRLLHDSKMIYEDHLEAITRDSKKVGTTGDDIDLALLVDGLQAEREQGITIDVAYRYFSTAKRKFIIADTPGHEQYTRNMATGASTCDLAIILVDARYGVQTQTRRHSFIASLLGIKHIVVAINKMDLKGFDQGVFESIKADYLKFAEGLKMKPTSMHFVPMSALKGDNVVNKSERSPWYTGQSLMEILETVEVAGDRNFTDLRFPVQYVNRPNLNFRGFAGTLASGIVKKGDEVVVLPSGKSSRVKSIVTFEGELEHAGPGQAVTLTMEDEIDISRGDLLVHADNVPPVTDSFEAMLVWMAEEPMLPGKKYDIKRATSYVPGSIASIVNKVDVNTLEEGPASALQLNEIGKVKIALDAPIALDGYDSNRTTGAFIVIDRLTNGTVGAGMIVAQPVTHGTATHHGKQAHVATEERAQRFGQQPATVLFSGLSGAGKSTLAYAVERKLFDLGRAVFVLDGQNLRHDLNKGLPQDRAGRTENWRRAAHVARQFNEAGLLTLAAFVAPSAEGREQAKELIGKERLLTVYVQASPTVCAERDPQGLYAAGGDNIPGESFPYDVPLDADLVVDTQSLSLDESVKQVLDLLRKRGAI
- a CDS encoding acyltransferase, translating into MLAFLPAPLRGVIAALLLALNTILLCSFLFLVALIKVLPLDLARRASRWLMSHTHEAWISNNKGWMNLVRRTRWHLSGLQGLDYQHSYLITSNHQSWVDILVLQYVLNRRIQPLKFFLKQELIWVPVIGLAWWTLGFPFMKRYSKAYLEKHPEKKGKDLETTRKTCAKFRDNPVGIFNFVEGTRFTEGKHAQQQSPFKYLLKPKAGGIAFVLDAMGEQLESIVNVTIHYPGGRPGFWHLLCGNVRDVVVHFEELKIPPQFIGKNYDQDGEYRLQFQGWINQLWQDKDALLAQMHREYPDRR
- the pta gene encoding phosphate acetyltransferase; translated protein: MQTFFIAPTDFGVGLTSISLGLVRTLERAGLKVGFFKPIAQPHPGDTGPERSTELVARTHGLKPPQPLGLAHVERMLGDGQLDELLEEIITLYQQAAIGKDVLVVEGMVPTRSASYAARVNLHLAKSLDAEVILVSAPENEVLTELSGRVELQAQLFGGPKDPKVLGVILNKVKTDESMDAFAARLKEHSPLLRSGDFRLLGCIPFQPELNAPRTRDVADLMGAQVLNAGDYETRRMTKTIICARTMRNTVDLLKPGVLVVTPGDRDDIILAVSLAAINGVPLAGLLLTSDTLPDPRIMDLCRGALQAGLPVLSVSTGSYDTANLLNGLNKEIPVDDRERAEIITDFVASHLDAKWLHQRCGTPREMRLSPAVFRYQLIQRAQAANKRIVLPEGSEPFTVQAAAICQERGIARCVLLAKPADVEAVARAQGIVLPPGLEILDPDLIRERYVEPMVALRKSKSLNAPMAEQQLEDTVVIGTMMLALDEVDGLVSGVINTTANTIRPALQLIKTAPGCTLVSSVFFMLFPEEVLVYGDCVMNPHPSASELAEIALQSADSAAAFGITPRVAMISYSSGESATGEEVEKVREATLLAHEQQHSLLIDGPLQYDAAANETVARQLAPNSQVAGRATVFVFPDLNTGNTTHKAVQRSADCVSLGPMLQGLRKPVNDLPRGAQVDDIVYTIALTAIQAANRPLDI